Proteins from a single region of Sphaerochaeta globosa str. Buddy:
- a CDS encoding carbon starvation CstA family protein, which translates to MNGIAMLVLSIVVLVGAYLVYGRYLAKKWGVDAKRKTPAMEMEDGVDYVPTSRQVVFGHQFASIAGAGPINGPIQAAIFGWVPVLLWVLLGGVFIGAVQDFGSIFASVRNKGRSIGYIIELYVGKLGKRLFLLFVWLFSILVIAAFADIVAGTFNGFNADLSHNIINGATATTSTAFIAVAVGLGYFIRYRKPTNLVTSAVAILSLVACIVFGLIFPLYIPKTLWLYLVFAYIMVASVVPVWALLQPRDFLNSFLLVFMIAAAVVGIFVANPTINLPAFSGFVVNGQQMFPILFVTIACGAVSGFHSLVSSGTASKQIRNEKDMLPIAYGAMLLESLVAVISLICAGAVFSNGALPAGTPPQIFAMAVAGFLAKAGIPTLASNTIITLAISAFALTSLDSVARIGRLSFQELFMDSSTDEEHMGFLQRVLTDKYVATIITLLFGYMLSVNGYANIWPLFGSANQLVSALALCAIAIFLKKTSKKGSMIWIPMFFMLGVTFTALVQIIIVRFTRLGSGNFKLLSDGMQLVFAILLVGLGLVIAFKSIHTLFFDKSKDAAKAAA; encoded by the coding sequence ATGAACGGTATAGCCATGCTCGTTCTGTCCATCGTCGTACTTGTAGGTGCGTATCTCGTCTATGGCCGCTATCTGGCAAAAAAATGGGGAGTAGATGCAAAACGAAAGACCCCTGCCATGGAAATGGAAGATGGAGTGGACTATGTGCCCACCTCCAGACAAGTGGTCTTCGGACACCAATTTGCTTCCATAGCCGGAGCCGGACCGATCAACGGCCCGATTCAGGCAGCAATCTTCGGATGGGTCCCGGTTCTGCTCTGGGTACTCCTGGGTGGAGTGTTCATTGGAGCCGTGCAGGATTTCGGCTCCATTTTCGCATCTGTACGCAACAAGGGCCGCTCCATCGGCTATATCATCGAACTGTATGTCGGAAAACTGGGGAAGCGACTCTTTCTGCTCTTTGTCTGGCTCTTTTCCATTCTTGTAATCGCAGCATTCGCAGATATCGTTGCCGGAACGTTCAATGGATTCAACGCCGATCTCTCCCATAACATAATCAATGGAGCAACCGCTACCACCAGTACCGCCTTCATCGCGGTGGCAGTTGGTCTTGGTTACTTCATCCGGTACCGCAAACCCACAAACCTGGTCACCAGTGCAGTCGCCATTCTAAGCTTGGTAGCCTGCATAGTCTTCGGGTTGATCTTTCCTCTGTACATCCCCAAAACCCTCTGGTTGTATCTCGTATTCGCGTACATCATGGTAGCCTCCGTAGTTCCCGTATGGGCTCTGCTGCAGCCAAGAGATTTTCTGAACAGCTTCCTCTTGGTCTTCATGATTGCAGCCGCCGTAGTAGGAATTTTTGTGGCAAATCCTACCATCAACCTCCCCGCTTTCTCCGGCTTTGTAGTAAACGGACAACAGATGTTCCCCATTCTCTTCGTCACGATAGCCTGTGGAGCAGTATCTGGATTCCATAGTCTGGTCAGCAGCGGAACAGCCTCCAAGCAAATACGCAATGAGAAAGACATGCTCCCTATCGCGTATGGAGCCATGTTGTTGGAATCGTTGGTTGCTGTCATCTCCCTCATCTGTGCTGGGGCAGTATTCTCCAACGGGGCGCTTCCAGCGGGTACGCCTCCCCAAATTTTTGCCATGGCAGTGGCAGGATTCTTGGCCAAGGCAGGCATTCCCACGCTTGCAAGCAATACCATCATTACCTTGGCGATCAGCGCCTTTGCCCTGACCAGCCTTGACTCAGTGGCGAGAATCGGTCGCCTCTCCTTTCAAGAACTATTCATGGATAGCAGTACCGATGAAGAGCACATGGGCTTCCTGCAGCGCGTACTGACCGATAAGTATGTTGCTACCATTATTACTTTGCTCTTTGGCTACATGCTCTCCGTGAATGGCTATGCCAACATCTGGCCGCTCTTTGGCTCAGCCAACCAGCTGGTAAGTGCCTTGGCTCTCTGTGCCATCGCCATTTTCCTGAAAAAGACAAGCAAGAAAGGCTCCATGATCTGGATTCCGATGTTCTTCATGCTTGGGGTCACCTTCACTGCATTGGTCCAGATTATCATCGTGCGCTTCACCAGACTGGGCAGCGGCAATTTCAAGCTACTTTCCGATGGTATGCAACTCGTATTTGCCATCCTGCTGGTAGGATTGGGTTTGGTCATCGCATTCAAGTCGATCCATACCTTGTTTTTTGATAAGAGCAAGGATGCGGCAAAGGCTGCAGCTTGA